A genome region from SAR324 cluster bacterium includes the following:
- the rsmD gene encoding 16S rRNA (guanine(966)-N(2))-methyltransferase RsmD, with protein sequence MINIISGELRGRQLKVPEGLKVRPTSNKIRAAMFNVLRNMIDFPECCALDLYAGSGALGCEALSHGVSQSIFVESQPPAYQVLSANITALKLESRSRLYNLTAINFLRQFKLPHEPLLIFLDPPYLQGEYDLILPALASCFMHQDSMLVIESPDVLEYRIPKEFDIIKTKRYGHVKVNFLTKI encoded by the coding sequence ATGATCAATATCATCAGCGGTGAATTAAGAGGAAGACAACTCAAGGTCCCTGAAGGTCTCAAAGTCCGACCGACCTCAAACAAAATCAGGGCGGCGATGTTCAATGTTTTAAGAAACATGATCGATTTTCCGGAATGTTGCGCACTGGATCTCTATGCGGGTAGTGGTGCACTTGGTTGTGAGGCTCTCAGCCATGGTGTTTCCCAGTCAATTTTTGTGGAATCACAACCGCCGGCCTATCAGGTGTTATCAGCTAATATCACAGCGCTTAAACTTGAATCACGTTCGCGGCTTTACAATCTGACAGCGATCAACTTTTTGAGACAATTCAAGTTGCCCCATGAACCACTCCTTATTTTTCTGGATCCGCCTTATCTCCAGGGGGAATATGATTTGATATTACCCGCACTTGCGTCCTGCTTCATGCATCAGGACTCTATGCTTGTAATTGAGTCACCGGACGTTCTTGAATATCGGATTCCCAAGGAATTTGACATCATTAAAACCAAACGATATGGACATGTCAAAGTGAATTTTTTAACTAAAATATGA